The DNA window GACACTTACCATTCTTTTCTCTAAGTCTAGACTGACAGGAATTATCGCACTTGGTGCTGTCGGTTATTCAGTAGCGTTATTCTTTGTTATTTTCCGTGCTCCTGATTTGGCTTTAACACAACTTGTTATTGAAACAATTTCTGTTGCTTTGTTCTTGCTGGCGTTTTACCATCTGCCACAGATCAGTCGGAAAGAAGAACGGATGCGCTTCCGTTTTGGAAATGCACTTGTGGCAATAGGTGTTGGAGTGACGGTAACGTTGGTTGCTTTGTCTTCTCTATCACAAAAAGCTTTGCCTTCGATTTCCGAATTCTATAAAGAAACGGTTTATAAAGAAGCTGGCGGCGGAAATATCGTCAATGTGATTTTAGTTGATTATCGTGGGTTTGATACTTTGTTTGAAATTGCTGTATTAGGTATTGCGGGTATCGGTATTATTACGATGATTAAACTACGCTTGACGAAAAAGGAGGATCAGCATGAGAACAAATGATGTAATGCTTCAAACGGCCACAAAAGTAGTGACCTTCATCATTTTGATGTTTGCTGTCCACATTTTCTTTGCAGGACATTATACACCAGGTGGCGGATTTGTTGGTGGGCTGTTAACTACCAGTGCAATTGTGCTATTAATGCTCGCTTTTGATATTGAAACGGTGAAAAAAATACTGCCGATCAATTATGTAACAATGACAGCAATCGGCTTACTGTTGGCACTTGCTACAGCTTCTGCCTCTATCATCTTTGATGTTCCTTTTTTTACACATGCTTACGATTATTTTGATTTACCGCTTTTTGGTAAAACTTCTCTACATTCAGCAATGCTGTTTGACGCAGGGGTTTACCTGGTTGTTGTCGGTGTAACGATGACCATTATTCAAACGATTGGAGAGGATGAATAATGGAAATAATTATGTCGGTTGCCATTGGATTTCTCTTTATGGCAGCTGTTTACTTAATGCTTTCGAAGAGTTTGATACGCATCATTATCGGAACAGGACTGCTGAGTCATGGCGCCCATCTTTTACTTTTAACTATGGGGGGACTTGGAGGAAACTCTCCTCCTGTCGTAGCTGATGGCGTCAGTGTCAGCGATTATGCAGATCCCTTGCCACAAGCTTTGATTTTGACAGCCATTGTTATTTCATTTGCTGTTACATCATTTTTCCTAGTGCTCGCCTACCGCTCTTATCAGGAACTCGGTACCGACAATATGGATTTGCTGAGAGGAACTGAAGATTATGAGTAATTTACTCCTTTTTCCAATCATCATTCCGTTGTTTTTTGCTGCTATCCTGATGATGTTCCCGAAAAACTTGAAACTTCAGCGCACGTTAGCTGCTGTTGGAGCTGGAGCTGCTTTACTTTCTGCTCTTGTGTTAGTAGCAAAAGTTAATACAGCTGGTGTTCAAGCGGTAACACTTGGCAGTTGGCCGGCACCATTCGGTATTTCTATGGTGTCCGATCCGTTATCTGCCTTACTGGTGGTCACGTCTTCGATTATTACATTGTTTGTTATTTTTTATAGTTTTCCAACTATTGGCATCAAACGCGAACAATCTTTCTATTATCCAGCTGTGTTATTTTTAATGGTTGGTGTTAACGGTGCTTTCACGACTGGAGATATTTTCAACTTATTCGTTTTCGTCGAAGTGTTGCTAATGGCTTCTTATACATTAATCGTTCACGGCGGCGAGAAACCACAGTTGCGCGAGTCCATCAAATACTTATTGGTGAACATCATTTCATCTGCCTTGTTTGTAGCAGCTGTTGCTTTTCTTTACTCTGTTACTGGTACGTTGAATATGGCGGATTTGGCGGTCAAGATTCCACAAATAGAAGAAACAGGCATTTTGACTGTTATTGCTGTGTTGTTCCTAGTTGTCTTTGGATTTAAAGCCGCTATCTTCCCCTTGTACTTCTGGCTACCGGGGTCTTACTATGCACCTCCGATTCCGATACTTGCATTATTCGGCGCTTTGCTGACAAAGGTTGGCGTCTATGCCATCATGCGTACATATACTTTATTCTTTACGATGAATATCGGCTTTACGCATGAATTACTTGGCATTATTGCCATCCTGACAATCCTTGCTGGATGCATTGGCGCTCTCGCTTACTTTGATGTTAAAAAATCATTATCTATAACATCATTATCGCTGTCGGTGTTATTTTGTTCGGAATTGCGCAGTTAAATCAACCAGGTATTGATGGCTCTATTTTTTACCTGATTCATGATATGTTGATCAAAGCTGCCTTGTTCTTCCTTGTTGGAATTGTTGCGGTCCTTTTTGGCACAACAGACTTGCGACAAATGGGCGGATTGATTAAAACTTATCCAGTTTTAGGCTGGGTTTATCTGGTCACTGCATTTGGGTTAGCGGGTATTCCGCCACTCAGTGGATTCCCAGGAAAACTTTTGATTGTTCAAGGTGGATTTGAAGGCCCGCAGTTTTGGGGCAGTATTATTATTCTGGCAACTAGCTTAATTGTGTTGTTGAGTGCTGTGCGTATTTTTGTCTACGCTTTTTGGGGAGAACCGGTTGAAACCGTTCCTCTAAAAAAATCAGTTTTCAATCAAATGTTCATTCCAACAGTTGTCCTGGTGGCCTTGACAGTGGCGTTCGGGGTCGGTGCGGAACTCTTCATGCCGCTCATTTCAGGCGCGGGTGAAGTGCTGCTGAATCCATCCATCTATATTGATGCGGTATTAAAGGAGTAGGTAACCTATGGCTTTACAAATATTATTGAATTTCTTCCTAGCCTTTGTTTGGATGTTTATGACCGTGTCCTTTAGTCCTTCAGGATTTGCAATTGGTTTCTTGGTGGGCCTTGGCATCATCATCTTAATGCGCCGATTCTTTTCACACAGACTTTATACAGCAAGAGCATGGGCGATTATCTCGCTATTCCTCTTGTTTCTTAAAGAGCTTTTTCTATCAAGCGTTCAAGTTTTGTGGATTGTTATCAAACCGTCTATGAACTTAAAACCCGCTATTTTTGAACTAGAAACAAAATTGACGGAGGACTGGGAAATTACTCTCTTATCCGCTTTGATTACGTTAACACCCGGAACACTGGTTGTCGGCATTTCCGACGACCAGAAAAGGCTGTACATCCACGCGCTCGACTTTGATGACATCGACAATGCAGTTAACTCCATCAAAGATACATTCGAACGGGCCATTTTGGAGGTGAGCCGCCCATGATAATGTTTTACTGGGTTTCACTAATTATCGTCAGCATCGGATTTACTGGACTGCTTTTTCGGCTCGTCAAAGGACCGACAATCGCAGATCGCGTAGTAGCCCTTGATGCCATTGGAATCTCGCTCGTTTCAATCATCGCTCTGCT is part of the Planococcus kocurii genome and encodes:
- a CDS encoding Na(+)/H(+) antiporter subunit F1; this translates as MIMFYWVSLIIVSIGFTGLLFRLVKGPTIADRVVALDAIGISLVSIIALLSLIIETEFFLEIILLLSILSFIGTTAFAKFLERGEIFDRNNHH
- a CDS encoding Na(+)/H(+) antiporter subunit B, whose protein sequence is MRTNDVMLQTATKVVTFIILMFAVHIFFAGHYTPGGGFVGGLLTTSAIVLLMLAFDIETVKKILPINYVTMTAIGLLLALATASASIIFDVPFFTHAYDYFDLPLFGKTSLHSAMLFDAGVYLVVVGVTMTIIQTIGEDE
- a CDS encoding Na(+)/H(+) antiporter subunit C — protein: MEIIMSVAIGFLFMAAVYLMLSKSLIRIIIGTGLLSHGAHLLLLTMGGLGGNSPPVVADGVSVSDYADPLPQALILTAIVISFAVTSFFLVLAYRSYQELGTDNMDLLRGTEDYE
- a CDS encoding Na+/H+ antiporter subunit E yields the protein MALQILLNFFLAFVWMFMTVSFSPSGFAIGFLVGLGIIILMRRFFSHRLYTARAWAIISLFLLFLKELFLSSVQVLWIVIKPSMNLKPAIFELETKLTEDWEITLLSALITLTPGTLVVGISDDQKRLYIHALDFDDIDNAVNSIKDTFERAILEVSRP